The following are encoded together in the Tursiops truncatus isolate mTurTru1 chromosome 10, mTurTru1.mat.Y, whole genome shotgun sequence genome:
- the AZI2 gene encoding 5-azacytidine-induced protein 2 isoform X1, with translation MDALVEDDICILNHEKAHRRDTVTPVSIYSGDESVASHFALVTAYEDIKKRLKDSEKENSFLKKRIRVLEEKLIGARKDEETSSVGREQVNKAYHAYREVCIDRDNLKSKLDKMNKDNSESLKVLNEQLQSKEVELLQLRTEVETQQVIRNLNPPSSNWEVEKLSCDLKIHGLEQELELMRKECRDLKIELQKAKQTYPSQEDNLKSRDLQRLSISSDNMQSAYWELKREMSNLHLVTQVQAELLRKLKTPTAIKKACAPAGCMEDLGKDSTKLHLMNFTATYKRQAPLSPNSKTLCHATSSPLPGDAKVLSEKAALQSWTDHERSIPHDGTNFQEHNSYGRNSLEDNSWVFPSPPKSSETTFGETKNKPLPLPNLSPLHYLDQHNQNCHYKN, from the exons ATGGATGCACTGGTAGAAGATGATATCTGCATTCTGAATCATGAAAAAGCCCATAGGAGAGATACAGTGACTCCAGTCTCAATATATTCAGGAGATGAATCTGTTGCTTCACATTTTGCCCTTGTCACTGCATATGAAGACATCAAAAAACGACTTAAGGATTCAGAGAAAGAgaactctttcttaaaaaaaagaataagagtttTGGAAGAAAAG CTTATAGGAGCTCGAAAGGATGAAGAAACAAGTTCTGTGGGACGAGAACAAGTAAATAAGGCCTACCATGCATATCGAGAGGTTTGCATTGACAGAGATAATTTGAAGAGCAAATTGGATAAAATG AATAAAGACAACTCTGAATCTTTGAAAGTATTGAATGAACAGCTACAATCTAAAGAAGTAGAACTCCTCCAGCTGAGGACAGAGGTGGAAACTCAGCAGG TGATAAGAAATTTAAATCCACCTTCATCCAACTGGGAGGTGGAAAAGTTGAGCTGTGACCTGAAGATCCATGGTTTGGAACAAGAACTGGAACTGATGAGGAAGGAATGTAGAGATCTCAAAATAGAGCTACAAAAAGCCAAACAAACG TATCCATCTCAGGAAGACAATCTGAAGAGCAGAGATCTCCAAAGACTAAGCATTTCAAG TGATAATATGCAAAGTGCATACTGGGAACTGAAGAGAGAAATGTCTAATTTACATCTGGTGACTCAAGTACAAGCTGAACTGCTAAGAAAGCTGAAAACCCCAACTGCAATCAAGAAAG CTTGTGCCCCAGCAGGATGCATGGAAGACCTTGGGAAAGACAGCACAAAGCTGCACTTGATGAATTTTACTGCAACATACAAAAGACAGGCCCCTCTCTCACCAAACAGCAAAACTCTTTGTCATGCCACGTCTTCCCCTTTACCAGGAGATGCAAAGGTTTTATCAGAGAAAGCAGCTCTCCAGTCATGGACAGATCATGAGCGATCCATTCCTCACGATGGCACAAACTTTCAGGAACACAATTCTTATGGCAGAAATTCTCTGGAAGATAATTCTTGGGTATTCCCAAGCCCTCCTAAATCAAGTGAGACAACATTTggggaaactaaaaataaacctttGCCTTTACCCAACCTGTCACCACTGCATTACTTGGATCAACATAATCAAAACTgccattataaaaattaa
- the AZI2 gene encoding 5-azacytidine-induced protein 2 isoform X2 encodes MDALVEDDICILNHEKAHRRDTVTPVSIYSGDESVASHFALVTAYEDIKKRLKDSEKENSFLKKRIRVLEEKLIGARKDEETSSVGREQVNKAYHAYREVCIDRDNLKSKLDKMNKDNSESLKVLNEQLQSKEVELLQLRTEVETQQVIRNLNPPSSNWEVEKLSCDLKIHGLEQELELMRKECRDLKIELQKAKQTYPSQEDNLKSRDLQRLSISSLCPSRMHGRPWERQHKAALDEFYCNIQKTGPSLTKQQNSLSCHVFPFTRRCKGFIRESSSPVMDRS; translated from the exons ATGGATGCACTGGTAGAAGATGATATCTGCATTCTGAATCATGAAAAAGCCCATAGGAGAGATACAGTGACTCCAGTCTCAATATATTCAGGAGATGAATCTGTTGCTTCACATTTTGCCCTTGTCACTGCATATGAAGACATCAAAAAACGACTTAAGGATTCAGAGAAAGAgaactctttcttaaaaaaaagaataagagtttTGGAAGAAAAG CTTATAGGAGCTCGAAAGGATGAAGAAACAAGTTCTGTGGGACGAGAACAAGTAAATAAGGCCTACCATGCATATCGAGAGGTTTGCATTGACAGAGATAATTTGAAGAGCAAATTGGATAAAATG AATAAAGACAACTCTGAATCTTTGAAAGTATTGAATGAACAGCTACAATCTAAAGAAGTAGAACTCCTCCAGCTGAGGACAGAGGTGGAAACTCAGCAGG TGATAAGAAATTTAAATCCACCTTCATCCAACTGGGAGGTGGAAAAGTTGAGCTGTGACCTGAAGATCCATGGTTTGGAACAAGAACTGGAACTGATGAGGAAGGAATGTAGAGATCTCAAAATAGAGCTACAAAAAGCCAAACAAACG TATCCATCTCAGGAAGACAATCTGAAGAGCAGAGATCTCCAAAGACTAAGCATTTCAAG CTTGTGCCCCAGCAGGATGCATGGAAGACCTTGGGAAAGACAGCACAAAGCTGCACTTGATGAATTTTACTGCAACATACAAAAGACAGGCCCCTCTCTCACCAAACAGCAAAACTCTTTGTCATGCCACGTCTTCCCCTTTACCAGGAGATGCAAAGGTTTTATCAGAGAAAGCAGCTCTCCAGTCATGGACAGATCATGA